TTCAGGGGAGTTGATGACCCGGGTCGGGACACCGTATTCGGTGCAGTGGCCGTTTGTGCAAGTAAAACACGGGCCGGCACAGTAAATATCCGCGCCGGGCAGACCTTTAGTCCGCTGTTGATTACGCAAGTTTATGATATAATCCTCAGCATTGAAAAGATCTAAGAAGCCGGTGACGCCGCAGTAAAGCATCATTTTTGCCGTGCCGGCGGTTGACAAAAACTGTGTTGTTCTTCCCGGCCCTGCGTTTCCGTAAGAGTGGGTGTGCATGTCGTTCAGGCTTGGGATTAGCCATTTTCCTGAAAGATCGATGACTTCACCGTCGAAAGTTTCCGGGGCTTTCTTGAGAATGTATTTGATTATTTCGTCTTGAATTACTAAATGACCGTTGGTGATTTCTTGTGTTGCAGGATTGACAATATGGCCATTTTTTAAAAGTAGATTTTGAGAAAAAGTAGAGTTAGCTGTAATTAAAACGACCCAAAAAAGTAAACCTAAAATTGATTTCATAATCCACCTTCTTTTTTCGCTAAAGTATTTAGGAACGATACAAAAGTCAAGAAAGTTGTTAAATAACTTTGCTTGCTTTTTTTTACTTCCAATGTTATATTCAAAGATTCATTCAGGTAAAACTCACAAGGAACCCTTTATGGCAGCAGACAAAAAAAACGGTCAAGCAGAACAGGAACTGATAGAAAAAATCCGCAACGGATTTATGCTGGAATCGGAAGAAGACATGACTCCGGGCTATAAGAAATCTTTAATTACTCAGCTGACAGTTCAGGGGGATACGGAGCTAATGAGCGCTCCGGCGTATTATCTGGCGTCAAGAGATGCGCCTACCATCAACAGCCGAATCGCAGTAACAGCAATCATTCATGATGAGCTGGGGCATGCTAATATTGCCTATCGAATTATGGAAGACCTTGGTGTTGATAAGCACTGGCTGGTTTATGGCAGGAAACCCCATGAGTTTAAGCATCCCTACGGATTTGACCAACCGTTGGAAAACTGGGCAGAAATGGTGGTGGCAAACGGCTTTTTTGATCGAGCCGGAATCTGCTTATTAGGTGATGTACTTGAAAATACCAGCTATGGCCCCCTGAAAAGATCTCTGGTTAAAGTGGACCGGGAAGAAATTCTCCACTTACGTCATGGTGAATCCTGGATGAAACGCCTCTCAAAAGCCGGAGGAGAAGCGAAAGAACTCCTGCAGCGCGCAGTCGATTGGATGTTTCCCATGACCATTGAGTGGTTTGGTTTGCCGGACGAACTCAAACACCACAGCGGGCAATTGGATTACCGCCTTAAAGGTAAAACCAACGACCAGCTTCGCCAAACCTGGATGGACGCCACCGTGCCCCTTTGTGAAAAAATTGGCATTAAAGTGCCGGCTCACTATGATAAAGAAAAAGAAGAATACATTCTCGATTACCCGTTTCCGTGTCAATATGATCCTGACGAAAAACGCTGGTTGTTTGATGAACCGATGACCTGGGACCAGGTATTTGAGCGCTGGAAAGCTCGCGGGCCAATGAACAAAACATATACAGCAATGGTGCAAGGGGATCTAGACAGCATTTTCGGAGGCCGCCTTTGGTAACTGAAAATCAGGTTTGGCAGGCTTTAAAGGAAGTTAACGATCCCGAATATCCGCTCAGTATTGTCGATTTGGGGAT
This window of the candidate division KSB1 bacterium genome carries:
- a CDS encoding phenylacetate-CoA oxygenase subunit PaaI, producing MLESEEDMTPGYKKSLITQLTVQGDTELMSAPAYYLASRDAPTINSRIAVTAIIHDELGHANIAYRIMEDLGVDKHWLVYGRKPHEFKHPYGFDQPLENWAEMVVANGFFDRAGICLLGDVLENTSYGPLKRSLVKVDREEILHLRHGESWMKRLSKAGGEAKELLQRAVDWMFPMTIEWFGLPDELKHHSGQLDYRLKGKTNDQLRQTWMDATVPLCEKIGIKVPAHYDKEKEEYILDYPFPCQYDPDEKRWLFDEPMTWDQVFERWKARGPMNKTYTAMVQGDLDSIFGGRLW